From a single Sebastes umbrosus isolate fSebUmb1 chromosome 17, fSebUmb1.pri, whole genome shotgun sequence genomic region:
- the LOC119475812 gene encoding endonuclease domain-containing 1 protein: protein MNMLIPSVFLPLLLCFLPLMSATVVQDFNHIERCKDSLYMGTPPRGFTDTTLKRICQRYADKPRYVTLYDPQKRIPVYSAYTFKKTEGDRRVDYPWMYEPQLAEVDGNGNMQTFPTGYLHMKFEDSQAVLDDYSDVVLYERGHLNPDQHQSTPHDRAATYTLTNVVPEIREFNIGPWREYEERIRLRLNNFCRGTAYIVTGVTTRGNMIRRNNQDRVAIPEDIWSAYCCTDYDRNSPHDVRIRFPAYGALAKNSKEGSSVHEMPVQELEIFLKSNLDVDQNLQLFYDNCISPSPLPVYLHHTI, encoded by the exons TTTGCCTCTGATGTCGGCAACTGTTGTTCAAGATTTTAATCACATAGAGAGGTGCAAGGACTCCCTGTACATGGGGACGCCACCGCGAGGGTTCACCGACACCACGCTGAAGAGGATCTGCCAACGTTACGCGGACAAGCCTCGCTATGTGACCCTGTACGACCCCCAAAAGCGGATTCCAGTTTACTCAGCTTATACCTTCAAGAAAACAGAGGGGGACAGGCGTGTGGACTACCCTTGGATGTATGAGCCACAG CTGGCAGAAGTCGATGGGAATGGAAACATGCAGACCTTCCCCACCGGCTACCTCCACATGAAGTTCGAGGACAGCCAGGCAGTCCTGGATGACTACTCTGACGTGGTCCTGTACGAGAGAGGCCACCTGAACCCAGACCAGCACCAGTCCACCCCGCACGACCGTGCCGCCACCTACACCCTGACCAACGTGGTCCCAGAGATACGCGAGTTCAACATCGGGCCCTGGCGCGAGTACGAGGAGCGGATCCGGCTCCGCCTCAACAACTTCTGCCGCGGCACGGCCTACATCGTGACCGGAGTGACCACCAGGGGCAACATGATCCGCCGTAACAACCAGGACCGCGTGGCCATCCCCGAAGACATCTGGTCCGCGTACTGCTGCACCGACTACGACCGCAACTCGCCGCACGATGTTCGAATCCGCTTCCCGGCCTACGGAGCCTTGGCCAAAAACTCCAAAGAGGGCAGCAGCGTGCACGAGATGCCGGTCCAGGAGCTTGAGATCTTTCTGAAAAGCAATTTGGATGTTGACCAGAATCTTCAGCTCTTCTATGACAACTGCATCTCTCCTTCACCCCTCCCTGTTTACCTCCATCATACTATCTGA